Proteins from a single region of Betaproteobacteria bacterium:
- a CDS encoding peptidoglycan DD-metalloendopeptidase family protein, whose translation MLHKFPRWFAVLAATVAIMLAAGCSSSPPLPAPVIERGSAAKLPTRKPTATDARVEFYTVKKGDTLHSIALDQGVDYRDLAVWNGIADPNRIAVGQQLRLRAPASPPADGAPATVSPLATVPPAEGKPLGGETTAAPAPRTVEPGPPAALVKGPKAQRLPYSEAALNELTSAPSPFSPAAAVVAGPLPKAGGADAAKQDGARAETPKTDLAKVDPKAGAAPEATDDDEDRVNWSWPATGKVVTAYSEAANLKGIGIGGKAGQPVLASAAGKVVYAGSGLRGYGKLVIIKHNKTYLSVYAHNSEILVKEGQSVSKGQKIAEMGNSDSDQVKLHFEIRRQGKPVDPLRYLPSGKG comes from the coding sequence ATGCTGCACAAGTTTCCGCGCTGGTTTGCGGTCCTGGCTGCGACAGTGGCGATCATGCTCGCCGCCGGTTGCAGCAGCTCCCCGCCGCTGCCGGCACCCGTGATCGAGCGCGGCAGCGCCGCCAAACTTCCGACCCGCAAGCCAACCGCCACGGACGCGCGCGTTGAGTTCTATACCGTGAAGAAGGGTGACACACTGCACTCGATCGCGCTCGATCAGGGGGTCGACTATCGCGATCTCGCCGTGTGGAACGGCATCGCCGATCCCAACCGCATCGCGGTCGGTCAGCAGCTGCGTCTGCGTGCGCCGGCCTCGCCCCCTGCCGACGGCGCGCCGGCGACCGTGTCACCGCTCGCGACCGTGCCCCCCGCCGAGGGCAAGCCACTGGGCGGCGAGACGACGGCGGCACCGGCCCCGCGCACCGTGGAACCCGGCCCGCCGGCCGCGCTCGTCAAGGGACCCAAGGCGCAACGCCTGCCCTACTCGGAGGCCGCGCTCAACGAATTGACGTCGGCGCCGTCGCCGTTTTCACCCGCTGCCGCAGTCGTGGCCGGACCGCTGCCGAAAGCCGGCGGTGCCGATGCGGCGAAGCAGGACGGCGCGCGCGCGGAGACACCGAAGACGGATCTGGCCAAGGTCGATCCCAAGGCCGGCGCCGCCCCGGAGGCCACGGACGACGACGAGGACCGGGTGAACTGGTCGTGGCCCGCCACCGGCAAAGTGGTGACCGCCTATTCCGAAGCCGCCAACCTCAAGGGCATCGGCATCGGCGGCAAGGCCGGACAGCCCGTGCTCGCCAGCGCCGCCGGCAAGGTGGTGTATGCCGGCAGCGGCTTGCGCGGCTACGGCAAGCTCGTCATCATCAAGCACAACAAGACCTATCTCAGCGTCTATGCCCACAACAGCGAGATCCTGGTGAAAGAGGGGCAGAGCGTGAGCAAGGGACAGAAGATCGCGGAGATGGGAAACTCGGACTCCGACCAGGTGAAGCTGCACTTCGAGATCCGGCGTCAGGGAAAGCCGGTCGATCCGCTCAGGTATCTGCCTTCGGGCAAGGGTTGA
- a CDS encoding hydroxymethylglutaryl-CoA lyase, with protein sequence MHPADGKRIYVQDVAVRDGFQIEPIFIPTEVKIALIDRLSRTGLAKIEVTSFVSPKAIPALADAEAVMRGIARVAGVEYAALVPNVRGCERALACGVDEINLVMSASASHNRANLRMTQEQSLAQFAEIVGIVQGRTAINASLSTAFGCPFDGAIDPVQVIAFIDRITTLGIDRISLCDTTGMANPAQVERLCTAVIARWPKVTLTAHFHNTRGMGLANVLAALDAGVRRFDASLGGLGGCPFAPGAGGNVCTEDMVHMLQTMGYATGVDLEALIAIAHDLPAIVGHDVPGQVMKAGPWNRRYLLPEGAGDVQQRLAGTPSGGCAANPSPAATA encoded by the coding sequence ATGCACCCAGCAGACGGCAAGCGCATCTACGTCCAGGACGTCGCGGTGCGCGACGGCTTTCAGATCGAACCGATCTTCATCCCGACCGAGGTGAAGATCGCCCTCATCGACCGGCTCTCGCGCACCGGCTTGGCCAAGATCGAGGTCACGTCCTTCGTGTCGCCCAAGGCGATCCCCGCCCTGGCCGATGCCGAGGCGGTCATGCGCGGGATCGCGCGCGTAGCCGGCGTCGAGTATGCGGCGCTGGTGCCCAACGTCCGGGGCTGCGAGCGCGCGCTCGCCTGCGGCGTAGATGAAATCAACCTGGTGATGTCGGCGAGCGCGAGTCACAACCGGGCAAATCTGCGCATGACGCAGGAGCAGTCGCTTGCTCAGTTCGCCGAGATCGTCGGGATCGTACAGGGACGCACGGCGATCAACGCGTCGCTGTCGACCGCTTTCGGTTGCCCCTTCGACGGCGCGATCGACCCCGTGCAGGTGATCGCGTTCATCGATCGCATCACGACGCTCGGCATCGACCGCATCAGTCTGTGCGACACGACGGGCATGGCCAATCCTGCCCAGGTCGAACGCCTGTGCACCGCCGTCATCGCGCGTTGGCCGAAGGTCACGCTGACCGCCCACTTCCACAACACCCGCGGCATGGGGCTCGCCAACGTGCTGGCGGCGCTCGACGCCGGCGTGCGGCGCTTCGACGCGTCGCTCGGCGGGCTTGGCGGCTGTCCCTTCGCGCCGGGCGCAGGCGGCAATGTGTGTACCGAAGACATGGTGCACATGCTGCAGACCATGGGCTACGCCACCGGCGTCGACCTCGAAGCGCTGATCGCCATCGCGCACGACTTGCCGGCTATCGTCGGCCACGACGTTCCTGGCCAGGTCATGAAGGCCGGCCCCTGGAACCGTCGCTATCTGCTGCCGGAAGGCGCGGGTGATGTGCAGCAGCGGCTGGCGGGCACGCCGAGCGGCGGTTGCGCCGCGAATCCGTCACCCGCCGCTACTGCGTGA
- the scpB gene encoding methylmalonyl-CoA decarboxylase, with protein sequence MPLILPEQQGELGFVTLNHPEKRNALSEPLVAEFVTTLASLRAGGVRVLVVRSQPGEKVWSAGHDVNELPKSQRDPLGWDDPLRQLVRGIQTFPAPVIAMIEGTVWGGACELALACDLIVATPATTFALTPAKLGVPYNVSGMVNFLNAANLHVMKEMAFTAQPMSSARAERLGMVNHVVPAAELQTFTLDLARQIARNAPLSVAVMKEQLRILSSARPMSPEGFERVQGLRRVVYDSEDYQEGIRAFKEKRKPDFKGR encoded by the coding sequence ATGCCCCTGATCCTTCCAGAGCAGCAAGGCGAACTCGGCTTCGTCACCCTGAATCACCCGGAGAAGCGCAACGCGCTGAGCGAGCCGCTGGTGGCGGAGTTCGTGACTACGCTGGCGAGCCTGCGGGCCGGCGGCGTTCGCGTGCTCGTCGTGCGTTCCCAGCCAGGCGAGAAGGTGTGGTCGGCGGGACACGACGTGAACGAACTGCCGAAGTCGCAGCGCGACCCGCTCGGCTGGGACGATCCTCTGCGCCAGCTGGTGCGCGGCATACAGACGTTTCCGGCACCCGTCATCGCCATGATCGAGGGCACCGTCTGGGGCGGCGCCTGCGAGCTCGCGCTCGCGTGCGACCTCATCGTCGCGACACCGGCCACGACTTTCGCCCTGACGCCGGCGAAACTCGGCGTGCCGTACAACGTCTCGGGCATGGTCAACTTCCTCAACGCCGCCAATCTCCATGTCATGAAGGAGATGGCGTTCACGGCGCAGCCGATGAGTTCGGCGCGGGCCGAACGTCTCGGCATGGTGAACCACGTGGTGCCGGCGGCAGAGCTCCAGACTTTTACGCTCGACCTGGCGCGGCAGATCGCACGCAATGCGCCACTCAGTGTTGCCGTGATGAAGGAGCAGTTGCGCATCCTTTCGAGCGCGCGGCCGATGTCGCCCGAGGGCTTTGAGCGCGTTCAGGGATTGCGTCGCGTGGTATACGACAGCGAGGACTACCAGGAGGGAATCCGCGCCTTCAAGGAAAAGCGCAAGCCGGACTTCAAGGGTCGATGA
- the surE gene encoding 5'/3'-nucleotidase SurE: MRILLSNDDGYFAPGLSALAEALSPYGEVVVVAPERDRSGASNSLTLDRPLTVRKAANGFTYVNGTPTDCVHLAVTGLFDHLPDMIVSGINDGANMGDDTIYSGTVAAATEGFLLGIPSFAVSITNKSARYFDTAGRVAAQMVERFRDRPIAQPVLLNVNVPDVPFEALAGIAVTRLGRRHKAQPAVPSRDPRGNMVYWVGAAGNAQDAGEGTDFHAVAQNRVSVTPLQMDLTHFAQLDAVRTWIG, from the coding sequence ATGCGCATCCTTCTCTCCAACGACGACGGCTATTTCGCGCCGGGACTCTCGGCGCTCGCAGAGGCGCTTTCGCCCTATGGCGAGGTCGTCGTGGTGGCGCCGGAACGGGATCGCAGCGGGGCGAGCAACTCGCTTACCCTGGATCGGCCGCTGACCGTACGCAAGGCTGCAAACGGCTTCACCTACGTGAATGGAACGCCGACCGACTGCGTGCACCTGGCGGTGACCGGCCTGTTCGACCATCTGCCCGACATGATCGTCTCCGGCATCAACGACGGCGCCAACATGGGCGACGACACGATCTATTCCGGGACCGTCGCTGCCGCCACGGAAGGATTTCTCCTCGGCATCCCGTCGTTCGCGGTGTCGATCACGAACAAGTCCGCGCGCTACTTCGACACGGCGGGACGCGTCGCGGCGCAGATGGTGGAGCGGTTTCGCGACCGGCCGATCGCGCAGCCGGTGCTTCTCAACGTGAACGTCCCCGACGTGCCCTTCGAGGCGCTTGCCGGCATCGCGGTCACACGGCTCGGCCGGCGCCACAAGGCGCAGCCGGCGGTGCCGTCGCGCGATCCGCGCGGCAACATGGTGTACTGGGTGGGCGCGGCGGGCAATGCGCAGGACGCGGGCGAGGGCACGGACTTCCACGCTGTCGCGCAGAACCGGGTGTCGGTGACGCCGCTGCAGATGGATCTCACGCACTTCGCGCAACTCGACGCGGTGCGGACATGGATCGGATGA
- a CDS encoding protein-L-isoaspartate(D-aspartate) O-methyltransferase produces MNGPDAGIGMTSQRTRLRMVERLRDRGVKDEIVLAAMAEIARHRFVDEALASRAYEDIALPIGFGQTMSSPYVVARMVEVARAGAPLARVLDIGTGCGYQAAVLSRVAREVYSVERVAALATKARVRLRGMRIHNVKLRHGDGHRGLAEVAPFDAVVMAAAATHVPEALLAQIAVGGRLVFPLGTREQRLCCITRTPRGYDEATLEDVKFVPLLPGTA; encoded by the coding sequence ATGAACGGACCCGACGCCGGCATCGGCATGACGTCGCAGCGCACGCGGCTGCGCATGGTGGAACGCCTGCGCGACCGCGGCGTGAAGGACGAGATCGTGCTCGCCGCGATGGCGGAAATCGCGCGTCACCGCTTCGTCGACGAAGCGCTGGCGAGCCGCGCCTACGAGGACATCGCACTGCCGATCGGCTTCGGGCAGACGATGTCGAGCCCCTACGTGGTGGCGCGCATGGTCGAAGTCGCGCGTGCCGGTGCGCCGCTTGCGCGCGTGCTCGACATCGGGACCGGCTGCGGTTACCAGGCGGCCGTGCTCTCCCGCGTCGCACGCGAGGTCTACTCCGTCGAGCGCGTTGCCGCGCTGGCGACCAAGGCGCGCGTACGCCTGCGCGGCATGCGCATCCACAACGTGAAGCTGCGTCACGGCGATGGCCATCGCGGCCTGGCGGAGGTGGCGCCGTTCGACGCCGTCGTCATGGCGGCCGCCGCCACACACGTGCCGGAGGCGCTGCTTGCCCAGATCGCGGTCGGCGGACGGCTCGTGTTCCCGCTCGGTACCCGCGAACAGCGCCTGTGCTGTATCACGCGCACGCCGCGCGGCTACGACGAAGCCACGCTGGAAGACGTCAAGTTCGTGCCGCTGCTGCCCGGGACGGCCTGA